A part of bacterium genomic DNA contains:
- a CDS encoding FHA domain-containing protein codes for GPAGTAGREFLLDRPVLSIGRRADQDIVLDDPSVSRAHARIHVTGGAVTVEDLGSTNGTTLNGRRLGRDRAPVQDGDRLQVGNALLEYRGAP; via the coding sequence GGACCCGCCGGCACCGCGGGCCGCGAATTTCTGCTGGACCGGCCGGTGCTGTCGATCGGGCGGCGGGCGGACCAGGACATCGTCCTCGACGATCCCAGCGTCAGCCGCGCGCACGCCCGCATCCATGTGACGGGGGGCGCGGTCACGGTCGAGGATCTCGGCAGCACCAACGGCACGACGCTGAACGGCCGGCGGCTCGGCCGCGACCGCGCTCCGGTGCAGGACGGCGATCGCCTGCAGGTCGGCAACGCGCTGCTGGAGTACCGGGGCGCACCGTGA